From one Cupriavidus oxalaticus genomic stretch:
- a CDS encoding aspartate kinase, whose protein sequence is MVVVKIGGSLGRDPLLPDWLQQLSELGRGRVVIVPGGGGFADQVRDYQARWGFGDLPAHNMAVLAMVQYALMLHALCPRLTLATGDDEIRTVLRQGGAALWTPYALLRAQPDAMTNWDATSDSIAACLSERLGAQRLVLVKSCEVAPGLSLDQYVRAGVLDRGFTACARAAACAVEILHKQELDRLCAWLRENQAA, encoded by the coding sequence ATGGTCGTAGTCAAGATCGGCGGCAGCCTTGGCCGCGACCCGCTGCTGCCCGACTGGCTGCAACAGCTTTCCGAACTGGGCCGCGGGCGCGTGGTGATCGTGCCCGGCGGCGGCGGCTTTGCCGACCAGGTGCGGGACTACCAGGCGCGGTGGGGTTTCGGCGACCTGCCCGCGCACAATATGGCCGTGCTGGCCATGGTCCAGTACGCGCTGATGCTGCATGCGCTGTGCCCGCGCCTGACCCTGGCCACCGGCGACGACGAGATCCGCACGGTCCTGCGCCAGGGCGGCGCCGCGCTGTGGACGCCCTACGCGCTGCTGCGTGCGCAGCCGGACGCCATGACCAACTGGGATGCGACATCGGACAGCATCGCGGCCTGCCTGAGCGAGCGGCTTGGCGCGCAGCGGCTGGTCCTGGTGAAGTCGTGCGAGGTCGCGCCGGGACTGAGCCTGGACCAGTATGTGCGGGCCGGCGTGCTGGATCGCGGCTTCACGGCCTGCGCACGCGCTGCCGCCTGCGCGGTGGAGATCCTGCACAAGCAGGAGCTGGACCGCCTGTGCGCGTGGTTGCGAGAAAATCAGGCCGCCTGA
- a CDS encoding hydantoinase/oxoprolinase family protein codes for MAADRVILGWDLGGANIKATRLEDGAVRDVVQWPCPLWQGLHRLDEVLALACRRWPDAMRAGHAVTMTGEMADLFPHRQAGVEALAQAMSRRFGARVAFFAGAAGWREQARVSRDWAHIASANWMASASLAAACTDQGMLVDIGTTTSDLIPIVDGKVRAQGRDDAGRLASGELVYLGAARTPLCALARRIAFEGTEYNVMNELFATTADVYRLTGELPAEHDPHPSADGGPKTDAATRQRLARMIGRDARDAAPAAWLAFAHAWRRAQLDELAVNLRRVADGVGLPADAPLIGAGCGRFLARELAVRLARPYRAFEALAGIAPEHAEWAQVCAPSVAVAVLRWQDREAGRGVRTREMTLRCRQAGAEPAGTEASWS; via the coding sequence ATGGCCGCTGATCGTGTCATCCTTGGCTGGGACCTGGGCGGCGCGAATATCAAGGCGACGCGGCTGGAGGATGGCGCCGTGCGGGACGTCGTCCAATGGCCCTGTCCCCTGTGGCAGGGGCTGCATCGGCTCGACGAGGTCCTGGCGCTGGCGTGCCGGCGCTGGCCCGACGCCATGCGGGCGGGCCATGCCGTCACCATGACCGGTGAGATGGCCGACCTGTTCCCACACCGGCAGGCCGGCGTGGAGGCGCTCGCGCAAGCCATGTCGCGCCGCTTCGGCGCGCGCGTGGCGTTCTTTGCCGGCGCCGCGGGCTGGCGCGAGCAGGCACGGGTGTCGCGTGACTGGGCGCATATCGCGTCGGCCAACTGGATGGCAAGCGCCAGCCTGGCGGCGGCATGCACGGACCAAGGCATGCTGGTGGACATCGGCACCACGACCAGCGACCTGATTCCCATCGTGGATGGCAAGGTCAGGGCGCAAGGCCGGGACGATGCCGGCCGGCTCGCTTCCGGCGAACTGGTCTACCTGGGCGCGGCGCGCACGCCGCTGTGTGCGCTGGCCCGACGCATTGCCTTCGAAGGCACCGAGTACAACGTCATGAACGAGCTGTTCGCCACCACCGCTGACGTCTATCGGCTGACCGGCGAACTGCCGGCCGAGCATGATCCCCACCCGAGTGCGGACGGCGGCCCCAAGACCGATGCGGCGACGCGCCAGCGCCTGGCCAGGATGATCGGCCGCGATGCGCGCGACGCCGCGCCGGCGGCGTGGCTGGCGTTTGCCCACGCATGGCGGCGGGCCCAGCTCGACGAGCTGGCCGTCAACCTGCGGCGGGTAGCGGATGGCGTGGGCCTGCCCGCGGATGCGCCGCTGATCGGCGCCGGCTGCGGGCGCTTCCTGGCGCGCGAGCTGGCGGTGCGGCTGGCCCGGCCCTATCGCGCCTTCGAGGCGCTGGCCGGCATCGCGCCCGAGCACGCGGAATGGGCTCAGGTCTGTGCGCCCAGTGTCGCGGTGGCGGTGCTGCGATGGCAGGACCGCGAGGCGGGCCGTGGGGTCAGGACACGGGAGATGACTTTGCGGTGCCGGCAGGCCGGTGCCGAACCAGCAGGAACGGAGGCTTCATGGTCGTAG
- a CDS encoding ATP-grasp domain-containing protein encodes MMTRVFVYEYISGGETEADAMPQLLGQGRAMRDAMIADLARIGDVSVTCAVLPGEPLPACRGTSKVVCCMRAPDEDAPAFVRRQAACHDVSWIVAPESDGVLLGLHYMVGEARWLGCDAGAIALATSKRATAQHFGALGIAATRPWDDGQARQPEAGRWVVKPDDGAGSVATHAYDGFDAAHEAWLRRLAGGEPVVLEPWVEGEPISLSLLCGPGEVELLSVNRQRIRIDARGQVHDDGVLPNAIERNGRAGQLLAELAARLRGGMPGLRGFVGIDLVWHPERGPVVIEVNPRVTCAYAGLSAALGRNLACELLAGHQVRAERLETDGASHGR; translated from the coding sequence ATGATGACGCGAGTGTTCGTCTACGAATATATCAGCGGCGGCGAGACCGAGGCCGACGCCATGCCACAACTGCTGGGCCAGGGCCGTGCCATGCGCGATGCCATGATTGCCGACCTGGCACGCATCGGCGATGTGAGCGTGACCTGCGCGGTGCTGCCCGGCGAGCCGTTGCCTGCCTGCCGTGGCACGAGCAAGGTGGTCTGCTGTATGCGCGCGCCCGATGAGGATGCGCCGGCCTTCGTGCGTCGGCAGGCTGCCTGCCACGACGTGAGCTGGATCGTGGCGCCGGAGTCCGATGGCGTGCTGCTGGGCCTGCACTACATGGTGGGCGAGGCCCGCTGGCTCGGTTGTGACGCCGGCGCCATTGCGCTGGCCACCAGCAAGCGCGCCACCGCCCAGCACTTCGGCGCACTAGGCATTGCCGCGACCCGGCCCTGGGACGATGGCCAGGCGCGCCAGCCCGAGGCCGGGCGCTGGGTGGTCAAACCCGATGACGGCGCCGGCTCGGTGGCAACCCATGCCTACGACGGCTTCGACGCCGCCCACGAAGCCTGGCTGCGGCGCCTCGCCGGCGGCGAACCGGTGGTGCTCGAGCCGTGGGTGGAAGGCGAGCCGATCAGCCTGTCCCTGCTGTGCGGGCCGGGCGAGGTGGAACTCCTGAGCGTGAACCGCCAGCGCATTCGCATCGATGCTCGCGGCCAGGTGCACGACGATGGCGTGCTGCCCAATGCCATCGAACGCAATGGGCGCGCGGGGCAACTGCTTGCCGAACTTGCCGCGCGCCTGCGTGGCGGCATGCCGGGGCTGCGCGGCTTTGTCGGCATCGACCTGGTCTGGCATCCCGAACGCGGGCCGGTGGTGATCGAGGTGAACCCGCGCGTGACCTGCGCCTATGCCGGCCTGTCCGCCGCGCTCGGCCGCAACCTGGCCTGCGAACTGCTGGCCGGGCATCAGGTCCGGGCCGAGCGCCTGGAGACCGACGGAGCCTCGCATGGCCGCTGA
- a CDS encoding HisA/HisF-related TIM barrel protein: MHIIPVIDLLGGCAVHAVRGQRDQYRPIASRLCAGSDPVTVARAMLAYCASRTLYVADLDAITGKGLQQEALQSLCRALPGVTLWLDAGFADAAAAACAISALATQQHGGARVIPVFGSESLSDPPAPAHVGAAVPPFDAWPGAPLSLDRRHGMPLGSAAWWQASAAWPAQLIVMALDRVGAFEGPDLETLAAIRTQAGAARKLIGAGGIRHAADLAAAARAGASAWLVASAIHDLLIEPAEPAEPAEPAEPAAPGGQST; this comes from the coding sequence ATGCACATCATCCCCGTCATCGACCTTCTCGGCGGCTGCGCCGTCCATGCGGTGCGCGGCCAGCGCGACCAGTACCGCCCCATCGCCTCGCGCTTGTGTGCCGGCAGCGATCCCGTGACGGTGGCGCGGGCCATGCTCGCGTACTGCGCGAGCCGCACGCTCTACGTCGCGGACCTCGACGCGATCACCGGCAAGGGTCTCCAGCAGGAAGCGCTGCAGTCCTTATGCCGGGCTTTGCCTGGCGTAACGCTCTGGCTGGACGCGGGCTTTGCCGACGCGGCGGCGGCAGCCTGCGCCATTTCCGCGCTCGCAACGCAGCAACATGGCGGCGCGCGGGTGATACCCGTGTTCGGCAGCGAATCCTTGTCGGATCCGCCCGCACCTGCCCACGTGGGCGCCGCCGTGCCGCCGTTCGACGCATGGCCCGGCGCCCCGCTTTCGCTTGACCGGCGCCACGGCATGCCGCTGGGCAGCGCCGCCTGGTGGCAAGCCAGTGCGGCATGGCCGGCGCAACTCATCGTGATGGCGCTGGACCGGGTCGGAGCCTTCGAAGGCCCTGACCTGGAAACGCTTGCCGCCATCCGCACGCAGGCGGGCGCGGCGCGCAAGCTGATCGGCGCGGGCGGCATCCGCCATGCAGCCGATCTCGCCGCCGCCGCGCGGGCCGGGGCCAGCGCCTGGCTGGTCGCATCCGCCATCCACGATCTCCTTATTGAACCTGCAGAACCTGCAGAACCCGCAGAACCCGCCGAGCCGGCCGCCCCGGGAGGCCAGTCCACCTGA
- a CDS encoding formylmethanofuran dehydrogenase, translated as MTDWTCPFCALLCDGLSVTQAAGKAPALAGDACPRATRALAAFDPQAAATGPCADGRAVALPQALDTAARLLAASRRPLFGGLATDVAGARALYALANQCAAVLDHAHGDAMTASLRALQDRGAFTTTLAEVRARADLIVCIGTQPSHKHPEFFRRCGLAEAEQACAREIVFVGTPVDAAAAALPDARCGAIDLPGNLDLYQAVALLNALCRPRALPDHGIAPAPLRALADKLRAARYAVLVWTPSTLVGLPGGKHAALLIESIHHLIKTLNRSTRAGGLSLGGDDGGNTVNQALTWLSGLPLRTQVHRQGLDHDPHGQAGARLLRERSVDALLWVASFTPDLPPPASALPTVVLGHPALAASMADRHGVFIPVATPGIGAAGHLFRTDGGIVLPLRPLREDGLPTVAEVATQLLVRITRIRPADAAAALPVPPVPPAPSSTESAS; from the coding sequence ATGACCGACTGGACCTGTCCGTTTTGCGCACTGCTGTGCGACGGCCTCAGCGTCACGCAAGCCGCGGGCAAGGCACCGGCGCTGGCCGGCGACGCCTGCCCGCGCGCCACACGGGCGCTGGCGGCGTTCGACCCGCAGGCTGCCGCTACCGGGCCTTGCGCCGACGGCCGCGCGGTGGCGCTGCCGCAGGCGCTCGACACCGCCGCGCGCCTGCTCGCCGCCAGCCGGCGCCCGCTGTTCGGCGGACTGGCAACCGACGTGGCGGGCGCACGCGCACTCTACGCGCTGGCCAACCAGTGCGCCGCCGTGCTCGACCACGCGCATGGCGACGCCATGACGGCCAGCCTGCGCGCGCTGCAGGATCGCGGCGCCTTTACCACCACGCTGGCCGAGGTGCGCGCACGCGCCGACCTGATCGTGTGCATCGGCACCCAGCCTTCGCACAAGCACCCCGAGTTCTTCCGGCGCTGCGGCCTGGCCGAGGCGGAGCAGGCCTGCGCGCGCGAGATCGTGTTCGTGGGCACGCCGGTCGATGCGGCTGCGGCGGCGCTGCCGGATGCGCGCTGCGGCGCGATCGACCTGCCCGGGAACCTGGATCTTTATCAGGCGGTGGCGCTGCTCAACGCGCTGTGCCGGCCACGTGCGCTGCCGGATCACGGCATCGCGCCGGCGCCGCTGCGCGCGCTTGCCGACAAGCTGCGCGCGGCGCGCTATGCGGTGCTGGTCTGGACGCCCTCGACGCTGGTCGGGCTCCCCGGCGGCAAGCACGCCGCGCTGCTGATCGAAAGCATCCACCACCTGATCAAGACACTGAACCGCAGCACGCGCGCGGGTGGGCTTTCGCTCGGCGGCGATGACGGCGGCAATACCGTCAACCAGGCGCTCACCTGGCTGTCCGGACTGCCGCTGCGCACGCAGGTGCATCGCCAGGGGCTCGATCACGATCCGCATGGCCAAGCGGGCGCCCGCCTGCTGCGCGAGCGCAGTGTCGATGCCTTGCTCTGGGTCGCCAGCTTCACGCCGGACCTGCCGCCGCCCGCCAGCGCGCTGCCCACCGTGGTGCTCGGGCACCCCGCGCTGGCGGCGTCGATGGCAGACCGGCACGGCGTCTTCATCCCGGTGGCGACGCCAGGGATTGGCGCGGCTGGCCACCTGTTTCGCACCGATGGCGGCATCGTGCTGCCGCTGCGTCCGCTGCGCGAAGACGGCCTGCCCACCGTGGCCGAGGTAGCGACGCAACTGCTGGTGCGGATAACGCGGATACGGCCGGCCGACGCGGCCGCGGCGCTCCCCGTCCCCCCGGTCCCTCCAGCCCCCTCAAGCACGGAGTCCGCATCATGA
- a CDS encoding formylmethanofuran dehydrogenase subunit A, translating into MSTLRLHGGRVFDPQHGIDGKRADLYIRDGRIVDEPPGSPAEREIDVGGMVVMAGGIDMHSHIGGGKVNLARMLLPEDHRDRPGPAGPLELASCGGCTPGTLATGYRYAQMGYTAAFEPAMMASNARQTHFEMGDTPIIDHGAYVMLGNDELFLRMLAEGTDFERIRDYVGWTINASKALGVKVVNPGGISAFKFNQRKLDVDGHHEHYRISPRDVLRTLGRALTELRVPHPLHIHASNLGVPGNIESTLATIDALEGLPGHLTHIQFHSYGADGPRKFSSAALRITEAVNANPNISIDVGQIIFGQTVTASGDTMMQVKNADFAQPRKWIGADIECDAGCGVVPFRYREQSYVNALQWAIGLEVFLTVRNPWQVTLTTDHPNGGPFTSYPHLIRLLMDKSFRDEQLARLHPEVAANCALPDIRRELSLYEIAVLTRAGPARLLGLRDRGHLGAGAAADIAIYREDANRETMFSAPEYVFKDGTLVARAGQIVATPAGGTHFVEPEYDTGIEKTLRKYSDQHLALDFGNAAIGHDELCSCCRGGRLLPAACDPLQRQDGA; encoded by the coding sequence ATGAGCACACTGCGCCTCCATGGCGGACGGGTGTTCGACCCGCAGCATGGCATCGACGGCAAGCGCGCCGACCTCTACATCCGCGACGGCCGGATTGTCGACGAGCCACCGGGCAGCCCGGCAGAGCGCGAGATCGACGTGGGCGGCATGGTGGTCATGGCCGGCGGCATCGACATGCACTCGCATATCGGCGGCGGCAAGGTCAACCTCGCGCGCATGCTGCTGCCCGAAGACCATCGCGACCGCCCGGGTCCTGCGGGGCCCCTCGAGCTGGCCTCCTGCGGCGGCTGTACGCCAGGCACGCTGGCCACCGGCTACCGCTATGCGCAGATGGGCTATACCGCCGCCTTCGAACCGGCGATGATGGCCTCGAACGCACGCCAGACGCATTTCGAGATGGGAGACACGCCCATCATCGACCACGGCGCCTACGTCATGCTGGGCAACGACGAGCTGTTCCTGCGCATGCTGGCGGAAGGCACGGACTTTGAACGCATCCGCGACTACGTGGGCTGGACCATCAACGCCAGCAAGGCGCTCGGCGTGAAGGTGGTCAACCCGGGCGGCATCTCCGCCTTCAAGTTCAACCAGCGCAAGCTCGATGTCGACGGCCACCACGAGCACTACCGCATCAGCCCGCGCGATGTGCTGCGCACGCTCGGCAGGGCCCTGACCGAACTGCGCGTGCCACACCCGCTGCATATCCACGCCAGCAACCTCGGCGTGCCCGGCAATATCGAATCGACGCTGGCCACCATCGATGCGCTGGAAGGCCTGCCTGGCCACCTGACCCATATCCAGTTCCACAGCTACGGCGCCGACGGGCCGCGCAAGTTCTCGTCCGCGGCGCTGCGCATCACCGAGGCTGTCAACGCCAATCCGAATATCTCGATCGACGTCGGCCAGATCATCTTCGGCCAGACCGTCACCGCATCGGGCGACACCATGATGCAGGTAAAGAATGCCGACTTCGCGCAGCCGCGCAAATGGATAGGCGCCGATATCGAGTGCGACGCGGGCTGCGGCGTAGTCCCGTTCCGCTACCGCGAGCAGAGCTATGTCAATGCGCTGCAGTGGGCCATCGGACTGGAGGTTTTCCTGACGGTCAGGAACCCCTGGCAGGTCACGCTGACCACCGACCACCCCAATGGCGGCCCCTTCACCAGCTATCCGCACCTGATCCGCCTGCTGATGGACAAGTCCTTCCGCGATGAACAGCTCGCGCGGCTGCACCCCGAGGTGGCGGCAAACTGCGCGTTGCCGGACATCAGGCGCGAGCTGAGCCTCTACGAGATCGCCGTGCTGACCCGGGCCGGGCCGGCGCGTCTGCTGGGCCTGCGCGACCGCGGCCACCTGGGCGCGGGCGCGGCCGCCGACATCGCGATCTATCGCGAAGACGCCAACCGCGAAACCATGTTCAGCGCGCCGGAGTATGTGTTCAAGGACGGCACGCTGGTGGCGCGCGCCGGGCAGATCGTGGCGACACCAGCGGGCGGCACGCATTTCGTCGAGCCTGAGTATGACACTGGCATCGAGAAGACGCTGCGCAAATACAGCGACCAGCATCTCGCGCTCGACTTCGGCAACGCCGCCATTGGCCATGACGAGCTGTGCAGCTGCTGCCGGGGCGGCAGGCTGCTGCCGGCCGCGTGCGATCCGCTGCAGCGGCAGGATGGCGCATGA
- the fhcD gene encoding formylmethanofuran--tetrahydromethanopterin N-formyltransferase, which yields MQINGIAIDDTFAEAFPMKATRLLVTAHNLAWARHAAQAMTGFATSVIACGCEAGIERELAPADTPDGRPGVAVLLFAVSGKELAKQVERRVGQCVLTCPTTAVYAGLREGEPIALGKNLRFFGDGWQIAKMIDGVRYWRVPVMDGEFVCQETTPVIKAVGGGNLLMLARDTDGALAAAEAAVTAMRRLPNIILPFPGGVVRSGSKVGARYAGMHASTNDAFCPSLAGLVAGSELAPPVRCVLEIVIDGLAEADVAAAMRAGIDALVSDGAAKGLVRVSAGNYGGKLGPYHFHLHRLAGQGERA from the coding sequence ATGCAGATCAACGGAATCGCCATCGACGACACCTTCGCGGAAGCCTTTCCGATGAAGGCGACCCGCCTGCTGGTCACGGCACACAACCTTGCCTGGGCGCGCCATGCCGCCCAGGCGATGACCGGCTTTGCCACGTCGGTGATCGCCTGCGGCTGCGAGGCCGGCATCGAGCGCGAGCTGGCGCCGGCCGACACGCCCGACGGCCGGCCCGGCGTGGCGGTGCTGCTGTTCGCGGTGTCGGGCAAGGAGCTGGCCAAGCAAGTGGAGCGCCGTGTCGGCCAGTGCGTGCTGACCTGCCCCACCACTGCGGTGTACGCGGGGCTGCGCGAAGGCGAGCCGATCGCGCTGGGCAAGAACCTGCGCTTCTTCGGCGACGGCTGGCAGATCGCCAAGATGATCGACGGCGTGCGCTATTGGCGGGTACCGGTCATGGACGGCGAATTCGTCTGCCAGGAAACCACCCCGGTGATCAAGGCGGTGGGCGGCGGCAACCTGCTGATGCTGGCGCGTGATACCGACGGCGCGCTGGCCGCGGCCGAGGCCGCGGTGACGGCAATGCGCCGGCTGCCCAATATCATCCTGCCCTTTCCGGGAGGCGTGGTGCGCTCGGGCTCCAAGGTCGGCGCCAGGTACGCCGGCATGCATGCCTCGACCAACGATGCCTTCTGCCCAAGCCTGGCCGGGCTGGTGGCGGGCAGCGAGCTCGCCCCGCCGGTGCGCTGCGTGCTGGAAATCGTGATAGATGGCCTGGCCGAGGCCGACGTGGCCGCAGCCATGCGGGCCGGTATCGACGCGCTGGTCTCGGACGGCGCGGCAAAAGGGCTCGTGCGTGTGTCGGCCGGCAACTACGGCGGCAAGCTGGGACCCTATCATTTTCACCTGCATCGGCTTGCGGGCCAGGGAGAACGGGCATGA
- a CDS encoding formylmethanofuran dehydrogenase subunit C, with product MSGMSGVTLRLASAPALRVDLRHLAPASLAGLAPDAVARLPLWHGSEAITVGDLFTVHAHVASGNTPSLAFEGDLSRFDRIGWQMAGGSLRVDGNAGDFLACGMQAGSLRVSGHAGDFAAAAMAGGEVAIGGNAGDFAAAALPGDMDGMRGGTLDIRGDAGDRLGDRMRRGTVLVAGSAGDFAASRMVAGTMAIAGAVGDHLAYGLRRGTVVLLGTGPRERATFVRTDSNLDVFWALLARSLARAGGPFAPLPALRPRRFVGDVAVDGRGELLVFE from the coding sequence ATGAGCGGCATGAGCGGCGTCACCTTGCGCCTCGCCAGCGCGCCGGCGCTGCGCGTTGACCTGCGCCACCTGGCGCCCGCCAGCCTGGCCGGGCTGGCGCCGGATGCCGTGGCGCGCCTGCCGCTATGGCATGGCAGCGAAGCCATCACGGTGGGCGACCTGTTCACCGTCCATGCCCACGTCGCATCCGGGAACACGCCCAGTCTTGCCTTTGAAGGCGACCTGAGCCGCTTCGACCGCATCGGCTGGCAGATGGCGGGCGGCAGCCTGCGCGTCGACGGCAACGCCGGCGATTTCCTTGCCTGCGGCATGCAGGCCGGCAGCCTGCGCGTGAGCGGCCACGCCGGCGACTTCGCCGCGGCGGCGATGGCGGGAGGCGAGGTGGCCATCGGCGGCAATGCCGGAGACTTCGCGGCCGCGGCGCTGCCCGGCGACATGGACGGCATGCGCGGCGGCACGCTCGATATTCGCGGCGATGCGGGCGACCGCCTGGGCGACCGCATGCGGCGCGGCACGGTGCTGGTGGCAGGCAGCGCCGGCGATTTCGCCGCTTCGCGCATGGTGGCGGGTACCATGGCGATCGCCGGCGCGGTCGGCGACCACCTGGCCTATGGCCTGCGGCGCGGCACCGTCGTGCTGCTCGGCACCGGCCCGCGCGAGCGCGCCACCTTCGTGCGTACCGACAGCAATCTCGATGTATTCTGGGCCCTGCTTGCACGCAGCCTGGCCCGCGCCGGCGGGCCGTTCGCACCGCTGCCGGCATTGCGGCCGCGCCGTTTCGTTGGAGATGTAGCGGTGGATGGCCGGGGGGAATTGCTGGTGTTCGAGTAG
- a CDS encoding HAD family hydrolase, whose protein sequence is MQLALFDLDHTLVPFDSGSTWLRFLMQRGVLDEAEFAPQNQRFAQDYMEGKLDIHAFQRFCMSFLARFERKELQAWRSEFIAAIADRIPAPARQLVAQHRDAGDLCCIVTATNDFVARGFTDAFGVEHLVASQAATIGAGPLAQFSGEMVGVPSFGAGKVERVTDWLATLGRRWEDFERTVFYSDSLNDLPLLQHVSHPIVVAPDPRLRAIAQERGWPIAEAAAPLVLA, encoded by the coding sequence ATGCAGCTCGCACTATTCGACCTCGACCACACCCTGGTGCCCTTCGACAGCGGCTCCACCTGGCTGCGCTTCCTGATGCAGCGCGGCGTACTCGACGAGGCGGAATTCGCACCCCAGAACCAGCGCTTCGCGCAGGACTACATGGAAGGCAAGCTCGACATCCACGCCTTCCAGCGCTTCTGCATGTCGTTCCTCGCGCGCTTCGAGCGCAAGGAACTGCAGGCCTGGCGCAGCGAGTTCATCGCCGCGATCGCCGACCGCATCCCGGCGCCGGCGCGGCAACTGGTGGCGCAGCATCGCGACGCCGGCGACCTGTGCTGCATCGTGACGGCGACCAACGACTTCGTCGCGCGCGGCTTCACCGATGCCTTTGGCGTGGAGCACCTGGTGGCTTCGCAGGCCGCCACCATCGGCGCGGGGCCGCTGGCCCAATTCAGCGGCGAGATGGTCGGCGTGCCTAGCTTCGGCGCCGGCAAGGTGGAGCGGGTGACGGACTGGCTCGCGACGCTGGGACGCCGCTGGGAGGATTTCGAGCGCACCGTCTTCTATTCGGACTCGCTCAACGACCTGCCCCTGTTGCAGCACGTCAGCCACCCCATCGTGGTGGCACCTGATCCCCGCCTGCGCGCCATCGCGCAGGAGCGGGGCTGGCCGATCGCAGAAGCGGCCGCGCCGCTCGTGCTGGCCTGA
- a CDS encoding phosphoribulokinase: protein MSARHPIIAITGSSGAGTTSVTRTFESIFRREGVKSILIEGDSFHRYNRAEMKVKLAEAERSGNNNFSHFGPDTNLFGELENLFRTYAECGNGSRRRYLHSEEEATACGQEAGTFTAWEPLPDGTELLFYEGLHGGVVAGEVNVARYPDLLIGVVPVINLEWIQKLWRDKKQRGYTTEAVTDTILRRMPDYVNYICPQFSRTHVNFQRVPCVDTSNPFIAREIPAPDESMVVIRFANPRGIDFQYLLSMVHGSFMSRANTIVVPGGKMELAMQLIFTPFVLRMIERSKRAAL, encoded by the coding sequence ATGTCGGCACGTCATCCCATCATTGCCATCACGGGCTCCTCCGGCGCCGGCACCACGTCCGTCACCCGCACCTTCGAGAGTATCTTCCGCCGCGAAGGCGTGAAGTCCATACTGATCGAGGGCGACAGCTTTCACCGTTACAATCGCGCCGAGATGAAGGTCAAGCTGGCCGAGGCGGAGCGCAGCGGGAACAATAACTTCAGCCATTTCGGTCCCGACACCAATCTCTTCGGCGAGTTGGAGAACCTGTTCCGCACCTATGCGGAATGCGGCAACGGCTCCCGCCGCCGCTACCTGCACAGCGAGGAAGAGGCGACGGCATGCGGCCAGGAGGCGGGCACCTTTACCGCCTGGGAGCCGTTGCCAGACGGCACCGAGTTGCTCTTCTATGAAGGCTTGCACGGCGGCGTGGTGGCCGGCGAGGTCAACGTGGCGCGCTACCCGGACCTGTTGATCGGCGTGGTGCCCGTGATCAACCTGGAGTGGATCCAGAAGCTGTGGCGCGACAAGAAGCAGCGCGGGTACACCACCGAAGCGGTGACCGACACCATCCTGCGGCGCATGCCGGACTATGTGAACTACATCTGCCCGCAGTTCTCGCGCACCCACGTGAACTTCCAGCGCGTGCCCTGCGTGGACACCTCCAATCCCTTTATCGCCCGCGAGATCCCGGCGCCGGACGAAAGCATGGTGGTGATCCGCTTCGCCAATCCACGAGGCATCGACTTCCAGTACCTGCTGAGCATGGTGCACGGCTCTTTCATGTCACGCGCCAATACCATCGTGGTTCCTGGTGGCAAGATGGAACTGGCGATGCAGCTTATCTTCACGCCCTTCGTGCTGCGCATGATTGAGCGCAGCAAGCGCGCCGCGCTGTAA